One Streptomyces hundungensis DNA segment encodes these proteins:
- a CDS encoding polymorphic toxin-type HINT domain-containing protein, whose amino-acid sequence MRSNAGRSRIAVVAALSVLFAGLGLPVVEAKEAPPKIWTPPNTSLPETQPVKGSSLKPRADKPAAVSGWTPPSTTNMPSGAVTATLTDPPAAGRSGETTPTAQVGSLPVWIAPEHSPNRARGNATDAPAKADDAKLRVEVADAGKAVATGVSGPLVSLTDSGSGPAPGNVRVALDISAWAKTAGANWGDRARVVQLPACALASPQAPGCRKRTPVTSHRDASGRLTANVDVPFSMARGTTKSPMATSLSAPQSVVLAVEPGPSGSTGDYKASPLNPSASWQAGANAGNFTYGYTVEVPSAIAGPAPSISLGYDSSSVDGKTASTNAQASWIGDGWDYQPGSISRTYKSCDDAGVKDSGDECWGGDLLNLSLAGHAGQLVRDDKSCEWHLQGEDGTKVERLTGQANGAWKGEGFKVTTTDGTQFYFGANHLPGGDGSDPAANSVSTVPVYWPGDADKCLGAESPAKNSWSQMGWQWNLDYVVDAHQNLISYRYAQEDNYYGKGGGQNNGNGTPTLYQRGSYPTWVGYGQRLPDQIKEKGTGKPAAQVWFRTKERCVAGGSVTCDPAQRTKANKTYWPDSPLDQSCDKSGQCLTLSPTFWTTKQLTQIDTEVLEGSSYRPVDSFALTQSFQDPNDGTSPSLWLDSIRRTGSNGKTAVPLPPVSFTPVEIANRVDGNVVRPDGTEASAPDYKRPRIQTITTETGGKINVIYRPAECSRTRKAMPSAADSNTMACMPVRWYLPGQSYPDPVDDWFNKIVVQSVTEQDTFATATPKVTDYEYGGGIAWHRNDSELTDAKTRTWDQFRGYATVTTRTGNGNLTEAPRTKTVSTYLRGMDGDVLANGSKRSVAVTVIPPGGTAKTQTITDDNVLSGFVRQTQTYDRDGGDLIGSEITTPWLGTVTATRAQSGGMPDITARAVNTSKVTTYSKLAGGDWRTAERTSTYDDTLAVRPVEVDDKSDLAHPEQRLCTAFTYAAGPGGAVTARASRTLTLSEACGETPTAANTVADTHSYFDNKPLGESGATGDQTGTDILERYGADGKPVYRKNAVAAFDAYGRVISTTDPTRTDAGHPDGATTRTEYSPSTGALPNQITHTNPLGWKSSTTLDIGRALPLKQTDENGHVAEQDYDALGRVVAVWQPGADRSAKAAPTRKFSYAMNGTNAPSSVLSQALTSTAPTYSSTFTLYDGLGRIRQTQAIPPSGAFGRTITDALFDSHGWQTKTSAAYYNNEAGPAGQLFLPNGGVNPDSKIPAQTVQVYDGLGRTTDTVFQSYGIEQWRSKTSYPGADETRSTPPRGGYASASITDGNGQTVALRQYQSNTPTGAYDETTYGYNAQGKELWRKDSAGNQWTFTYDLLGRVVKSTDPDSGTATTVYDDTKNLVTATDARGKSATTVVDLLGRTTATYEGTTTDPAKQVDAFTYDTLALGKPTSSTRFVGGAAGDAYVSQVTGYDGGYRPLGSKITIPAVEKGLANTYETSNTYDALGHLQTTKLPPVAGMAAETLTYAVDSGGNMTMLVGKTGLTVTPYVVDLRYDPYGRAIRTTVGPTGAQIVSTQDYDNSTGRVIRSTLDKQTAPNASVDVSDYTYNPLGQVTSVRDAQDGVASDLQCFTHDYLGRLTQAWTDTGTQTTAAQPSVRGIGTCANTDGPAVDAKGKPSVGGPAPYWQKYTYDKLGNRKQLVKKDVTGDASKDVTVDQTFGAGPNTPSSDPKTGGGTGGPHALMSSTETGPSGTQVTSYSYDAGGNTTSITSTPGTKALTWNGQGKLDKITGTGESAGTSYLYDTGGNQLIRRDPGKTTLSLGPDQLTLDTASGKVTDVRTYAAPGGLSVTRTIADGKSTLAYQSADPHGTNGVQLNAYDLSQVRRPTDPFGNERGTQPTDGAWAGDKGFVGGTKEKATGLTLLGAREYDPKTARFISPDPIVDAGDPQQWNAYAYANNSPVNRTDANGLRTACDTPKECQGVNQYYADKAGIKLTVDPGNGPSDGEKRAAQDLAEADTVVTKAKQKRDDIKNQVINLIGDLIGFNDARDCFTKGDVMACVNTALNAVPWGKIFKAIKVGIKAFKIYKELDKAYDAIRAGERAAAKAAEAMSRAKKAAAEAKAAEKAAAKAAEEKAAKETASDAASTESKSAKAADDAESKGAGESESTPTNCNSFPTGTRVLMADGTTRALESLHIGDKVMATDPQTGETRPETVTATITTPDDKDFTDLTLTDEANPRGPPAKITSTHHHPYWSETRHQWVDAGELHRGERLRRPNGMSLTVQTVRNFQYAVTTHNLTVNQLHTYYVLAGATPLLVHNCDVSLSQAEADTLRVGPHADESVPATGPIVTPEQSAAMQGRACHSCGGSSPTMTGDHQPSTGIGPTSLPRSLFPHCETCSDMQAVAVSKAQRMLRNHGYHDPTFEGLPGIPSAAQMLAELLPGHTG is encoded by the coding sequence ATGCGGTCGAACGCTGGGCGATCACGCATTGCCGTGGTCGCCGCGCTCTCCGTGCTGTTCGCCGGGCTTGGGCTTCCCGTTGTCGAGGCGAAGGAGGCTCCGCCGAAGATCTGGACGCCGCCGAACACGTCCCTGCCCGAGACGCAGCCCGTCAAGGGGAGCAGTCTCAAGCCCCGAGCGGACAAGCCGGCCGCGGTGAGTGGCTGGACGCCGCCGAGTACTACGAACATGCCGTCCGGCGCGGTGACGGCGACACTGACCGACCCGCCCGCGGCCGGGCGCAGTGGTGAAACGACTCCGACGGCTCAGGTCGGCAGCCTTCCCGTGTGGATCGCTCCTGAACACAGCCCGAATCGGGCCCGCGGCAATGCAACTGACGCCCCCGCCAAGGCGGATGACGCCAAGCTGCGGGTGGAGGTGGCGGACGCGGGCAAGGCCGTGGCTACAGGCGTGAGCGGCCCATTGGTCTCGCTGACGGACAGCGGCTCCGGTCCGGCTCCCGGCAACGTCCGGGTGGCCCTGGACATCTCGGCCTGGGCCAAGACCGCGGGTGCCAACTGGGGGGACCGCGCCCGAGTCGTGCAGCTGCCGGCCTGCGCGCTGGCATCGCCCCAGGCGCCCGGGTGCAGAAAGCGCACGCCCGTGACGTCGCACCGGGACGCATCGGGACGCCTGACGGCCAACGTCGATGTGCCGTTCAGCATGGCGCGCGGCACCACCAAGTCGCCCATGGCGACATCGCTTTCCGCACCTCAGAGCGTGGTGTTGGCCGTCGAGCCGGGTCCGTCCGGCTCGACGGGTGACTACAAAGCCTCTCCGCTCAATCCTTCGGCCTCCTGGCAGGCCGGCGCGAACGCGGGCAACTTCACCTACGGCTACACCGTCGAGGTCCCGTCCGCGATCGCCGGGCCGGCCCCGAGCATCTCGCTCGGCTACGACTCCTCCTCCGTCGACGGCAAGACGGCCTCCACCAACGCGCAGGCCAGCTGGATCGGCGACGGCTGGGACTACCAACCCGGTTCCATTTCCCGTACGTACAAGAGCTGCGACGACGCCGGAGTCAAGGACTCGGGTGACGAGTGCTGGGGCGGTGACCTGCTCAATCTGTCGCTCGCCGGGCACGCGGGCCAGCTCGTGCGCGACGACAAGTCGTGCGAGTGGCACCTTCAGGGCGAGGACGGCACCAAGGTCGAGCGGCTGACCGGCCAGGCCAACGGCGCCTGGAAGGGCGAGGGCTTCAAGGTCACCACGACGGACGGCACCCAGTTCTACTTCGGCGCCAATCATCTGCCGGGCGGCGACGGCAGTGACCCGGCGGCCAACTCCGTTTCCACCGTCCCCGTCTACTGGCCCGGTGACGCCGACAAGTGCCTGGGCGCGGAGTCCCCGGCCAAGAACTCCTGGTCGCAGATGGGCTGGCAGTGGAACCTCGACTACGTCGTCGATGCGCACCAGAACCTGATCAGCTACCGGTACGCGCAGGAGGACAACTACTACGGCAAGGGTGGTGGCCAGAACAACGGCAACGGGACACCCACCCTCTACCAGCGCGGCAGTTACCCGACCTGGGTCGGCTACGGCCAGCGCCTGCCCGACCAGATCAAGGAGAAGGGCACGGGCAAACCGGCCGCTCAGGTGTGGTTCCGCACCAAGGAGCGTTGTGTGGCCGGGGGTTCGGTCACTTGTGACCCCGCGCAGCGGACCAAGGCCAACAAGACGTACTGGCCGGACAGTCCGCTAGACCAGAGCTGCGACAAGTCCGGTCAGTGCCTGACACTGTCACCCACGTTCTGGACGACCAAGCAGCTGACCCAGATCGACACCGAAGTCCTCGAGGGCTCCTCTTACCGACCGGTCGACTCCTTCGCGCTGACCCAGTCGTTCCAGGACCCCAACGACGGCACCTCCCCGTCGCTGTGGCTCGACTCCATCCGGCGCACCGGCAGCAACGGCAAGACTGCCGTACCGCTGCCGCCCGTCTCCTTCACTCCCGTCGAGATCGCCAACCGCGTCGACGGCAACGTGGTCCGTCCCGACGGCACCGAAGCCTCTGCCCCCGACTACAAGCGCCCCCGAATCCAGACGATCACGACGGAGACCGGCGGCAAGATCAACGTGATCTACCGACCGGCCGAATGCTCCCGCACCCGAAAGGCGATGCCGTCGGCCGCGGACAGCAACACGATGGCGTGCATGCCCGTCAGGTGGTATCTCCCGGGACAGTCCTATCCCGATCCGGTCGACGACTGGTTCAACAAGATCGTCGTCCAGAGCGTCACCGAGCAGGACACCTTCGCCACCGCGACCCCCAAGGTGACGGACTACGAGTACGGCGGCGGAATCGCCTGGCACCGCAACGACTCCGAGCTCACTGACGCCAAGACCCGTACCTGGGACCAGTTCCGCGGTTATGCCACGGTCACCACTCGCACCGGCAACGGCAACCTGACCGAGGCCCCGCGCACCAAGACCGTCAGCACCTACCTGCGTGGCATGGACGGTGACGTCCTGGCCAACGGCTCCAAGCGCAGCGTCGCTGTCACCGTGATACCGCCAGGGGGCACGGCCAAGACCCAGACCATCACGGACGACAATGTCCTGTCCGGCTTCGTCCGTCAGACGCAGACCTATGACCGCGACGGCGGCGACCTGATCGGCAGCGAGATCACCACGCCGTGGTTGGGCACGGTGACTGCCACCCGCGCGCAGTCCGGCGGCATGCCCGACATCACCGCCCGGGCCGTCAACACGAGCAAGGTCACCACCTACTCGAAGCTGGCCGGCGGCGACTGGCGTACCGCCGAGCGCACCTCCACCTATGACGACACGCTCGCCGTCCGCCCCGTCGAAGTCGACGACAAGAGCGATCTCGCGCACCCGGAACAGCGACTGTGCACGGCCTTCACCTACGCGGCCGGCCCGGGCGGCGCGGTCACCGCGCGGGCATCGCGCACGCTCACGCTCTCCGAAGCCTGTGGCGAGACGCCGACGGCTGCCAACACCGTGGCCGACACGCACTCCTACTTCGACAACAAGCCGCTCGGAGAATCAGGCGCGACCGGGGACCAGACCGGAACCGACATCCTTGAACGCTACGGCGCCGACGGCAAGCCGGTCTACCGCAAGAACGCCGTGGCAGCCTTCGACGCCTACGGCCGAGTCATCAGCACCACCGACCCGACCCGCACCGACGCCGGCCACCCCGACGGTGCGACCACCAGGACCGAATACTCCCCATCCACCGGTGCGCTTCCGAACCAGATCACCCACACCAACCCGCTCGGCTGGAAATCGAGCACCACCCTCGACATCGGCCGCGCTCTGCCGCTGAAGCAGACCGATGAGAACGGGCATGTCGCCGAACAGGACTACGACGCGCTCGGCCGGGTCGTTGCCGTGTGGCAGCCCGGCGCCGACCGCAGCGCGAAGGCCGCGCCCACGCGCAAGTTCTCGTACGCGATGAACGGGACCAACGCGCCGTCCAGTGTGCTGAGTCAGGCCCTGACGTCCACTGCGCCAACCTACAGTTCCACCTTCACCCTCTATGACGGCCTCGGTCGCATTCGCCAGACCCAGGCGATCCCTCCCTCGGGTGCTTTCGGCCGTACCATCACCGACGCACTGTTCGACTCGCACGGTTGGCAGACCAAGACCAGTGCGGCCTACTACAACAATGAGGCCGGACCCGCAGGGCAGTTGTTCCTGCCCAATGGGGGCGTCAATCCGGACAGCAAGATCCCGGCGCAGACCGTTCAGGTCTACGACGGCCTGGGGCGGACCACCGACACGGTCTTCCAGTCCTACGGCATCGAGCAGTGGCGTTCGAAGACCTCGTACCCGGGCGCGGACGAGACGCGTTCCACTCCGCCCAGGGGCGGCTATGCCAGCGCTTCCATCACCGACGGCAACGGCCAGACGGTGGCGCTGCGCCAGTACCAGTCCAATACGCCCACCGGCGCGTACGACGAGACGACCTACGGTTACAACGCTCAGGGCAAGGAGTTGTGGCGCAAGGACTCGGCCGGCAATCAGTGGACGTTCACCTACGACCTGCTCGGTCGCGTGGTGAAGTCCACGGACCCGGACTCCGGCACCGCGACCACCGTCTATGACGACACCAAGAACCTCGTCACCGCAACCGACGCGCGGGGCAAGAGCGCGACCACCGTCGTCGACTTGCTGGGTCGGACCACCGCGACCTACGAGGGCACAACCACCGACCCGGCCAAGCAGGTCGACGCGTTCACCTACGACACGTTGGCGCTCGGCAAGCCGACTTCCAGCACCCGCTTCGTCGGCGGAGCCGCAGGGGACGCTTACGTCTCGCAGGTGACGGGATACGACGGCGGGTACCGCCCGCTCGGCAGCAAGATCACTATTCCGGCCGTCGAGAAGGGCCTCGCCAACACCTACGAGACCAGCAACACGTATGACGCGCTCGGGCATTTGCAGACCACCAAGCTGCCGCCGGTGGCGGGCATGGCGGCTGAGACCCTGACCTACGCCGTCGACAGCGGTGGCAATATGACGATGCTGGTCGGCAAGACGGGCCTCACCGTCACGCCCTATGTAGTGGACCTGCGCTACGACCCGTATGGGCGTGCCATCCGCACCACGGTCGGCCCGACCGGGGCGCAGATCGTCTCCACCCAGGACTACGACAACTCGACGGGCCGGGTCATCCGCTCCACCCTCGACAAGCAGACGGCGCCCAACGCCAGCGTCGACGTCAGCGACTACACCTACAACCCGTTGGGCCAGGTCACCTCCGTCCGTGACGCCCAGGACGGGGTGGCCTCCGACCTCCAGTGCTTCACGCACGACTATCTCGGCCGCCTCACCCAGGCCTGGACCGACACCGGAACCCAGACCACCGCCGCGCAACCCAGCGTCCGAGGCATCGGCACCTGCGCCAACACCGATGGTCCCGCGGTGGACGCCAAGGGCAAGCCCAGCGTCGGAGGCCCGGCTCCGTACTGGCAGAAGTACACCTACGACAAGCTCGGCAACCGCAAGCAGCTGGTGAAGAAGGACGTCACCGGCGACGCGTCGAAGGACGTGACGGTCGACCAGACCTTCGGCGCCGGCCCCAACACCCCGTCCTCCGACCCGAAGACGGGCGGTGGGACCGGCGGTCCGCACGCGTTGATGTCGTCGACGGAGACCGGTCCGTCGGGTACGCAGGTGACTTCGTACTCGTACGACGCGGGCGGCAATACGACATCCATCACAAGTACTCCGGGCACCAAAGCCTTGACCTGGAACGGTCAGGGCAAGCTCGACAAGATCACCGGCACTGGTGAGAGCGCGGGTACGAGCTACCTCTACGACACCGGCGGCAACCAGCTCATCCGCCGCGACCCGGGCAAGACCACGCTCAGCCTGGGCCCCGACCAGCTGACCCTGGACACGGCCAGCGGCAAGGTCACCGACGTCCGTACCTACGCGGCCCCGGGCGGTCTCTCGGTCACCCGGACGATCGCCGACGGCAAGTCGACCCTCGCCTACCAGTCGGCCGATCCGCACGGCACGAACGGCGTCCAGCTGAACGCCTACGACCTGTCCCAAGTCCGCCGTCCCACCGACCCGTTCGGCAATGAACGCGGCACCCAGCCGACGGATGGAGCCTGGGCGGGCGACAAGGGCTTCGTCGGCGGCACCAAGGAGAAGGCCACGGGCCTGACCCTCCTGGGAGCCCGCGAGTACGACCCGAAGACGGCCCGGTTCATCAGTCCGGACCCCATAGTGGATGCGGGCGATCCTCAGCAGTGGAACGCGTACGCCTATGCCAACAACAGCCCGGTCAACCGGACTGACGCCAACGGGCTCCGCACGGCCTGTGACACGCCAAAGGAGTGTCAGGGGGTCAATCAGTACTACGCGGACAAGGCGGGCATAAAGCTGACTGTCGATCCCGGTAATGGTCCGAGTGACGGGGAAAAGCGTGCTGCGCAGGACCTGGCCGAAGCCGACACGGTGGTCACCAAGGCCAAGCAGAAACGCGATGACATCAAGAACCAGGTCATCAATCTGATCGGTGACCTGATCGGTTTCAACGACGCGCGGGACTGTTTCACCAAGGGCGACGTGATGGCTTGCGTCAACACCGCACTCAACGCCGTGCCCTGGGGCAAGATCTTCAAGGCCATCAAGGTCGGTATCAAGGCCTTCAAGATCTACAAGGAGCTCGACAAGGCCTACGACGCCATTCGTGCCGGCGAACGTGCCGCTGCCAAGGCAGCCGAGGCGATGAGTCGCGCGAAAAAGGCGGCAGCGGAAGCCAAGGCTGCGGAAAAGGCGGCAGCGAAAGCCGCCGAAGAAAAGGCTGCCAAGGAAACAGCCAGCGACGCGGCAAGTACGGAGTCGAAGTCCGCCAAGGCTGCGGATGACGCGGAAAGCAAGGGTGCCGGGGAGAGCGAGTCCACTCCAACCAACTGCAACAGCTTCCCGACCGGCACGCGAGTACTGATGGCCGACGGCACCACCAGGGCGCTGGAGTCTCTCCATATCGGCGACAAGGTGATGGCCACTGACCCCCAGACGGGCGAAACCCGACCGGAGACGGTTACCGCCACGATCACCACTCCCGACGACAAGGACTTCACCGACCTCACCCTCACCGACGAGGCGAACCCCCGCGGCCCGCCGGCGAAGATCACCTCCACCCATCACCACCCCTACTGGAGCGAGACTCGCCATCAGTGGGTGGATGCCGGTGAGCTCCACCGCGGTGAGCGACTTCGCCGGCCGAACGGGATGTCCCTGACCGTCCAGACGGTCCGCAACTTCCAGTACGCCGTTACCACCCACAACCTGACGGTCAACCAACTCCACACGTACTATGTGCTGGCGGGCGCTACGCCGTTACTCGTTCACAATTGTGATGTTTCGTTGAGTCAGGCCGAGGCGGACACGCTTCGTGTCGGTCCTCATGCCGATGAGTCGGTGCCTGCGACCGGTCCCATCGTTACCCCGGAGCAGAGTGCGGCCATGCAGGGAAGAGCGTGCCACTCTTGCGGTGGGAGCAGTCCGACGATGACGGGTGATCATCAGCCGTCTACTGGAATTGGACCGACTAGCCTTCCGCGTAGTCTGTTCCCTCACTGTGAGACATGCAGTGATATGCAAGCGGTTGCCGTGTCGAAAGCTCAGCGGATGCTGCGTAATCACGGCTATCATGATCCGACGTTTGAAGGGCTCCCGGGAATTCCGAGCGCAGCTCAGATGCTGGCGGAGCTATTGCCCGGGCATACGGGGTAG
- a CDS encoding RICIN domain-containing protein — protein sequence MGLGCLTVASVAAHTDAQGIDLVPDTKVLGQGTGPWFIDPGWNPSTDSKGVQAWAQVQEAYEDTNKYNGTQYGQDTPATGYCGYVDTEHPCSPSGRTRAYFQVGIGGFLHNQGAYVIEARLKASIIASSSPSTKTPLGLYDTGSIASPTSWNHQPCGTGSVMGGCNKIGSMSVSGSGDIDYGVRDTIRGAVANAWPNFTFAFAPDNEYEKLYRQRFTSKEGQAPHLVITYDIKPTVNNLRTGPTPGFASTGSYSACSSKWDNAGWIGANANTTMTVATASPTGETISTKFKLWDNDDSNSTSNFATGWAAGGDATISTGALIDGHRYGWQAQATDYTLNSDVSSNCYFLVDRTPPTAAIASTDFPASGTLNARPKYAGQPGTFTLTGTDPVPSSGGRSSGLACARWATDPVKAAATGWKCTDTTAGIVKLTGGKADITITPAHWGTNFVYLQTQDDAGNMSQPAAYSYYAPSNPNDPVKPVFGDVSGDKIPDVLLPDSAGDLRRIGGGTDPNTAPNAPFKTVDDTDPRAGFHTSPTGNGWQNTQITHRGSLGYKTVDDLMAHQLGDSTLYLYPNDADGGRFDAQFKTVMAKPTSCAKADASTSISCADYGYGSDWSQVTQIAAFGSLQGDSAHQVPGTNQYALNQTTLLFVEKGRLWLGLPGLGNQVDSPAILLSGNDQQWGGYDLITPGRAKGTDLPTLWARSKADGTIRALPVKGTTDAPDLTGFTTPGRGTLLATVDPARYPRVGSDGDLTGDGIPDLWAVDAHQQLVSWNGTGTAPTSQLPHPDVTGLAPDLTPQGNLNMPTAAWNLTGPATDGTVASSTGNYPATAVGISWPTGIVDGRRTDYAAFNGPQSTITTNASVLDTRNSFTISAWAKASGAGGVIVSQDNTTAQRSDFLVYPDPDGSTWRFALTNPTKPSTSWQYDNTEAVNAQARVDPNVWTRLTAVYNADTGRMSLYANGVLVGSGSHNRANSAAPTGPLVFGRYQAKGAPSPMGAGLYGGASNLAVYPYAASITAPDARGPVTVTSSATTCIDSDGGQNTDGTKVQIYTCNQTAAQQLELRDDGTLRILGKCVDAVNSGTTNGTLLQLMTCKGTANEQWQARADGSYLNVNAQRCIDRNNNTLANKTQLQLWDCKNIDAQTWTSASLGTASLPAPLPLPDNGKAPTVPTGGLLHNVNSRYCLEINNSSKDDGAPAQQWACVGQAGAQWQFRPTTTAGVYEIVNANSGKCLEIGNSNTADGARAQQWTCKGVPTQQWTVKPIDTTGNWNIANLNSGKTLEIDSSSKADGAPAQQWARVGDAKPSQSWYL from the coding sequence GTGGGACTCGGCTGCCTTACCGTCGCGAGCGTCGCGGCACACACCGACGCTCAGGGCATCGACCTGGTTCCCGACACCAAAGTGCTCGGGCAGGGCACGGGACCGTGGTTCATCGACCCGGGATGGAACCCGTCGACGGACAGCAAAGGCGTTCAGGCTTGGGCCCAGGTCCAGGAAGCGTACGAGGACACGAACAAATACAACGGAACCCAGTACGGCCAGGACACGCCCGCCACGGGCTACTGCGGGTATGTGGACACCGAGCACCCGTGCAGTCCTTCCGGCCGCACCCGCGCGTACTTCCAGGTCGGCATCGGCGGCTTCCTTCATAATCAGGGCGCCTACGTCATCGAGGCCCGGCTGAAGGCAAGCATCATCGCCTCCTCCAGCCCGTCCACCAAGACACCCCTGGGCCTGTACGACACCGGATCTATAGCCAGCCCGACCAGTTGGAACCATCAGCCCTGCGGCACCGGCTCGGTGATGGGCGGCTGCAACAAGATCGGCAGCATGTCGGTTTCGGGGTCCGGGGACATCGACTACGGCGTTCGCGACACGATCAGGGGCGCGGTCGCCAACGCGTGGCCCAACTTCACGTTCGCCTTCGCCCCGGACAACGAGTACGAGAAGCTCTACCGCCAGCGGTTCACCTCGAAGGAGGGCCAGGCTCCCCACCTCGTCATCACGTACGACATCAAGCCCACTGTCAATAATCTCCGGACCGGCCCGACCCCCGGATTCGCAAGCACTGGCTCGTACTCCGCGTGCAGCTCCAAGTGGGACAACGCCGGCTGGATCGGCGCCAACGCCAACACCACGATGACCGTCGCAACTGCGTCTCCCACAGGTGAGACCATCAGCACCAAGTTCAAGCTCTGGGACAACGACGACAGCAACAGCACAAGCAACTTCGCCACCGGCTGGGCAGCCGGCGGCGATGCCACCATCAGCACCGGGGCCCTGATCGACGGGCACAGGTACGGCTGGCAGGCGCAGGCCACGGACTACACCCTCAACAGCGACGTCAGCAGCAATTGCTACTTCCTCGTCGACCGCACTCCGCCGACAGCCGCCATCGCCTCCACCGACTTTCCCGCCTCGGGCACCCTCAATGCCCGACCCAAGTACGCGGGTCAGCCAGGGACCTTCACGCTCACTGGTACCGACCCGGTGCCCAGCTCCGGAGGCCGTAGTTCCGGCCTGGCGTGCGCGCGGTGGGCCACCGACCCCGTCAAGGCTGCGGCCACCGGCTGGAAGTGCACCGACACCACCGCCGGGATCGTGAAACTCACGGGCGGCAAGGCTGACATCACCATCACGCCGGCACACTGGGGCACCAACTTCGTCTACCTCCAGACCCAGGACGACGCGGGCAACATGTCCCAGCCCGCGGCCTACAGCTACTACGCGCCGTCCAACCCGAACGACCCGGTCAAGCCCGTCTTCGGCGACGTCAGCGGCGATAAAATTCCCGATGTCCTGCTGCCCGACTCCGCCGGTGACCTGCGTCGCATCGGCGGCGGGACGGACCCCAACACCGCGCCCAACGCACCATTCAAGACAGTCGACGACACCGATCCTCGGGCTGGATTCCACACCTCGCCCACCGGCAATGGCTGGCAGAACACCCAGATCACGCATCGCGGCAGTCTCGGGTACAAGACCGTCGATGACTTGATGGCCCATCAGCTGGGCGACAGCACTCTGTACCTCTACCCCAACGACGCGGACGGCGGTCGTTTCGACGCCCAGTTCAAGACCGTCATGGCCAAACCGACCAGCTGCGCCAAGGCCGACGCCTCCACGAGCATTTCTTGCGCAGACTATGGTTACGGCAGTGACTGGTCGCAGGTCACCCAGATCGCAGCCTTCGGTTCCCTTCAAGGCGACTCTGCCCACCAGGTTCCCGGAACCAACCAGTACGCCCTCAACCAGACCACGCTGCTCTTCGTGGAGAAGGGGCGGCTGTGGCTGGGACTGCCGGGACTCGGCAACCAAGTGGACTCCCCGGCCATCCTTCTGTCCGGCAACGACCAGCAGTGGGGCGGCTACGACCTCATCACACCGGGCCGCGCCAAGGGCACCGACCTGCCCACGCTATGGGCCCGCTCCAAGGCCGACGGGACCATACGCGCGCTCCCCGTCAAGGGGACGACCGATGCTCCCGACCTGACCGGATTCACCACGCCCGGCCGGGGAACCTTGCTCGCCACCGTCGACCCGGCCCGCTATCCGCGCGTCGGCTCCGACGGCGACCTCACCGGTGACGGCATCCCGGACCTGTGGGCCGTCGATGCCCACCAGCAGCTCGTCTCTTGGAACGGCACCGGCACCGCTCCCACCAGCCAGCTCCCGCACCCGGACGTCACCGGCCTCGCACCGGACCTGACACCGCAGGGCAATCTCAACATGCCCACCGCGGCCTGGAACCTGACCGGCCCGGCCACCGACGGAACCGTGGCCAGTAGCACCGGCAACTACCCCGCAACCGCCGTCGGCATCAGCTGGCCGACCGGCATCGTCGACGGCCGACGCACCGACTACGCGGCGTTCAACGGTCCCCAGTCGACCATCACGACCAACGCATCCGTCCTCGACACCCGCAACAGCTTCACCATCAGCGCCTGGGCGAAGGCTTCCGGTGCCGGCGGGGTGATCGTCAGCCAGGACAACACCACCGCTCAGCGAAGCGACTTCCTCGTCTATCCCGACCCCGACGGCAGCACCTGGCGCTTCGCGCTGACCAACCCGACCAAGCCGAGCACCAGTTGGCAGTACGACAACACCGAAGCGGTCAACGCCCAGGCCCGCGTCGATCCCAATGTCTGGACCCGACTCACTGCCGTCTACAACGCCGACACCGGCCGGATGAGCCTCTATGCCAACGGGGTGCTGGTAGGGTCCGGCAGCCACAACAGGGCCAACAGCGCGGCACCCACCGGTCCGCTCGTCTTCGGCCGCTACCAGGCCAAGGGCGCGCCGAGCCCGATGGGCGCGGGCCTGTACGGCGGCGCCAGCAACCTCGCCGTCTATCCGTACGCCGCCTCGATCACAGCGCCTGACGCCCGCGGCCCCGTAACCGTCACGAGTTCGGCAACCACCTGCATCGATTCCGATGGCGGACAGAACACGGACGGCACCAAGGTCCAGATCTACACCTGCAACCAGACCGCTGCCCAGCAGCTCGAACTCCGGGACGACGGCACGTTGCGCATCCTCGGCAAGTGCGTCGACGCCGTCAACAGCGGCACCACCAACGGCACTCTGCTTCAGCTCATGACCTGCAAGGGCACCGCGAACGAGCAGTGGCAGGCACGCGCAGACGGTAGTTACCTCAACGTCAACGCCCAGCGCTGCATCGACCGGAACAACAACACTCTGGCCAACAAGACGCAGTTGCAGCTGTGGGACTGCAAGAACATCGACGCACAGACCTGGACGAGCGCAAGCCTCGGCACTGCGTCCCTTCCCGCTCCCCTGCCACTGCCCGACAACGGGAAGGCCCCCACGGTGCCGACCGGCGGCCTCCTCCACAACGTCAACAGCCGTTACTGCCTGGAGATCAACAACTCCAGCAAGGACGATGGAGCGCCCGCCCAGCAGTGGGCCTGCGTCGGGCAGGCCGGCGCACAGTGGCAGTTCCGTCCCACCACCACTGCGGGTGTCTACGAGATCGTCAACGCCAACAGCGGGAAGTGCCTGGAGATAGGCAACTCCAACACCGCCGACGGCGCCCGCGCCCAGCAGTGGACCTGCAAGGGCGTCCCCACCCAGCAGTGGACCGTCAAGCCCATCGACACGACGGGCAACTGGAACATCGCCAACCTGAACAGCGGCAAGACCTTGGAGATCGACAGCTCGAGCAAGGCCGACGGGGCCCCCGCTCAGCAGTGGGCCCGCGTCGGCGACGCCAAGCCCTCGCAGAGCTGGTACCTGTAG